The genomic DNA GATGGCTATCTGATCGAAACCAGTGCCGATAGTTTCATCATCAATGTCCCTTGGGCCATCGACCTCTGTCGCCGGATTGGCTTTGTCGATCACCTTATCCCAACCGATGCAGCACACCGCGGCGCGATGGTCGTCTGTCGCGGCCAATTGTATGATGTGCCGGAAGGCTTTTTGCTGATGGCTCCCAATCGGCTTGGCTCCGTGCTGCGCTCGCCGATTTTGAGCGTCCCTGGCAAGCTACGTCTGGCCTGCGAATCGCTGATTGCCGCAAGGCGCAGTGACGGCATCGACGAAAGTCTCGCCTCGTTTGCCCGCCGACGCCTGGGGCGCGAAGCCTTCGATCGTCTCGTCCAGCCGCTGATTGGTGGTATCTACACCGCCGACCCTGAAAAGCTCAGCCTTGCTGCTACTCTTCCGCGTTTTCTCGAGATGGAACGTCGGCATGGCAGCCTGCTTCGCGCGGCGCGAGCCAATCGAAAATCCGCCGCCAACGGATCGAGCCAGCCCGACGATCTGGCCGATTCCGGCGATAGTGGTGCACGCTACAGCTTGTTTATGACTCCGCGCGAGGGGCTATCTAGCTTTGTCGATGCGATCGCGAAGCGATTGCCACCTGGCTGCGTGCGGCTGAATCTGCGAATCGACCAGATTCGTCGCGCCAACGATCAATGGCAAGTCGGAAACGAATCATTTGACGCAGCCATCGTCGCCACATCAGCACCCGTCGCAGCTAGACTCCTCTCGGAAGTTGACGCGAGCCTCGCCGCCGAACTTGCCGCCATCGAACACGTCGGCTCCGCCATTGTCATTCTGGCCTACGACAAATCGCAAATCGTCCATCCGCTGAACACTTTTGGTTTCGTCGTCCCACAAATCGAAAACCGCCGCATCCTTTCGGCCAGCTTTTCGAGCGTGAAATTCCCCGGCCGCGCACCCGACGGCAAAGCTCTCATTCGCGTTTTCCTAGGCGGCGCGCTACAACCAGAAATGGTTTACAAGACCGACGAAGAACTCATTCTAATCGCCAGCGAAGAGCTCGCCGATCTACTCGGCATCACCGGCCCGCCGAACTTATCAAAAATCTTCCGCTGGCACGCCGCGATGCCTCAGTATCACCTCGGCCATCTCGACCGATTGCAGCGAATCAAAGATCGCATTGCCAAGCACTCGGGTCTAGCGCTGGCCGGCAATGCGTTCACCGGTGTCGGCATTCCACAGTGCATCCGCAGCGGGGAACTGGCTGGCGAAAAAGTGAATAGCTTTGCTTGAATTCCCCCCAATTGGTTGACCCATAGAAATCCGCCTGTTAGGATCGCCCACAGTTTGCAAAATCGCATTCATTTAACAAACAGATATATGCAGATGTCTATAATATGGCGGTTCATTTGGATCTTCGGCCAGAGAGCTTCTTTAACCATCATTTTGTTGTTCCTCGTCGCTAATTCTATTGCGGCCGGGGTCGAGATCATGTACTCCGTGACCGACCTTAACCTTCCCAGCGAGGTTACCCTCCGTACACATGGAATCAACGACGCTGGCGTGGTCGTCGGAGCAATTGGCATGAAGCCCTTTCGCTGGTCGCCTCAAACGGGTGTTCAGCAGTTGAGCATTCCAAATGGCTTTTCAAGCGCTAAAGCCATCGCGGTGAACAACTCTGGCCAGATCGCGGTCAGCACGATTCGATCGCTCCCTGGTGTTCAGTACGCTGGCCATGCATTTCGCTGGGAATCGGGAAGCTATACTGATCTAGGAACGCTCGGCGGGACTTACAGCACGGCGTATGGAATCGACGACTCTGGACGCGTCGCAGGCTTTGCCTATTCTCCGACCGGCATTCATGCTTATCGATCGACCACAGGTAGCGCGCTGGTCGATATCGACTCGCTCGGGGGCGGTTACAGTTTAGCATACGGGATCAATAGCGTGGGGCAAGTCGTCGGCCAGGCCTACAATGCGGCCCAGCAATATCATTCATTCTTGTGGAATGGCAGCGGCAGCATGATTGATCTAGGAACGCTCGGTGGCTCTCAAAGCCAAGCTCAAGACATTAGCGATTCCGGTGAATATATTGTCGGCGATTCGGAGACATCTGCTGGCGCCTACCACGCATTTATTTGGAAGAACGGAGTATTCACCGATCTTGGGTCTCCCACGCCCCACAGCAGCTATGGATACGCCGTAAACAATTCCGGCACAGTAATTGGTAATTATCATTATCAAGACGATCTTGGGAATACATTTGGACGCCCATATGTTTGGGATACAATCAACGGAATGCGCGATCCAAACGACTTGCTCGACCCCGTCTCGGGGCAAGGTTGGATTCTCAACGAACTCAGCGATTTGAATAACCAAGGGCAAATCGTTGGAACAGGATGGCACAACGGTGTATTAAGCGCTTATGTGCTCACTCCCGTGGTGGTTTTCGAGCCTTCGCAGCTGCTTTTGTTTGGTTCGGCATTGCCCGTCTTGCTCCCGCTATTAAGACGGAAACGAAGCAAGTCATGAGGGGCGATTGGGTTTCGAAAAGCAGACGGCTATCCAACTTGCGCGAGCACATACGGCCCCTTGGGGATCACTGCAATCTTCGCCTCCGGCCCGTATTCATTGAGACTTTCCGCGACAGCGAGTTCTACCGTCGGCGCGCTCTCGACAAACAATCCATTCAGCATTTCACGCGACAGCCCGTCGCTGACGATCTTCACCTTGGCCTTTCGCCGCACTTTGGCCAGCTCTTCAAGCTGCCACTGATCCATCACGAAGTAATCCTTGCCGAGAATGCGCTCAACAAACACATCGAGCGACGGATTGTCTTTGAACAAGCTCTGAAACTCCGGGCTGCCGATCCCTTCGCTCAAGCTCGCGGCCATGATAATCGTGCCCCCTTGCTTCACGATCGGCAACGCGCCGGTGAGTCCCTTCACGGCTTGATAGAACGTCGTATCGAGCGGGTAGCCTGCGCAGCTCGTCACCACCACGTCGACCGGTTCCGCGATCGTGTCGCGCACGACGCCGCGGACGAATTTCACCCCGTCGAGAAA from Pirellulales bacterium includes the following:
- the hemG gene encoding protoporphyrinogen oxidase, translating into MKRVAIIGGGISGLAAAHRAAELDPSAQIALFERSDRIGGIIQTIREDGYLIETSADSFIINVPWAIDLCRRIGFVDHLIPTDAAHRGAMVVCRGQLYDVPEGFLLMAPNRLGSVLRSPILSVPGKLRLACESLIAARRSDGIDESLASFARRRLGREAFDRLVQPLIGGIYTADPEKLSLAATLPRFLEMERRHGSLLRAARANRKSAANGSSQPDDLADSGDSGARYSLFMTPREGLSSFVDAIAKRLPPGCVRLNLRIDQIRRANDQWQVGNESFDAAIVATSAPVAARLLSEVDASLAAELAAIEHVGSAIVILAYDKSQIVHPLNTFGFVVPQIENRRILSASFSSVKFPGRAPDGKALIRVFLGGALQPEMVYKTDEELILIASEELADLLGITGPPNLSKIFRWHAAMPQYHLGHLDRLQRIKDRIAKHSGLALAGNAFTGVGIPQCIRSGELAGEKVNSFA